In Musa acuminata AAA Group cultivar baxijiao chromosome BXJ3-9, Cavendish_Baxijiao_AAA, whole genome shotgun sequence, a single genomic region encodes these proteins:
- the LOC135648928 gene encoding B-box zinc finger protein 32-like, with product MKQRPACALCGGEAAVYCEPDAAFLCWACDASVHGANFLVARHVRQATCAACHSLDAGCRVSGAGPQRVRPLCASCDPDPAAPPSHSEAYSSSSSSLSTSESTAAPRAKKPADPRRTATKRRRGVVEERVEAVLLGWSRRMGLRSGRRCVEAAARVVGLHQETTAALPLPVALAAALWFAFKLREQDAAAERGSWAALRRLEACSGVPARLIAAAASRIARVAEREVRVAEEGWAECT from the coding sequence ATGAAGCAGCGGCCTGCTTGTGCGCTCTGCGGGGGCGAGGCGGCGGTCTACTGCGAGCCGGACGCGGCCTTCCTTTGTTGGGCCTGCGACGCGTCCGTTCACGGCGCCAACTTCCTCGTAGCTCGCCACGTCCGCCAGGCCACCTGTGCCGCTTGCCACTCCCTCGACGCTGGCTGTCGCGTCTCCGGCGCAGGTCCGCAGCGGGTCCGCCCCCTCTGCGCTTCCTGCGATCCCGATCCTGCTGCTCCCCCTTCGCACTCCGAGGCCTATTCGTCCTCTAGCTCTAGCCTCTCCACCTCCGAGTCCACGGCAGCGCCTCGGGCGAAGAAGCCCGCAGATCCTCGGCGGACGGCCACAAAGCGACGACGCGGGGTGGTTGAGGAGAGGGTGGAGGCCGTCCTGCTAGGCTGGAGCCGGAGGATGGGGTTGCGGAGCGGACGGCGGTGCGTGGAAGCGGCGGCCCGCGTGGTTGGCCTGCACCAGGAAACGACCGCGGCCCTGCCGCTACCGGTGGCCCTCGCGGCCGCGTTGTGGTTCGCCTTCAAGCTCCGGGAGCAGGATGCGGCAGCGGAAAGGGGCAGTTGGGCGGCGCTCCGGCGACTGGAGGCGTGCTCCGGAGTGCCTGCGAGGCTAATCGCCGCCGCCGCGTCGCGGATCGCCCGGGTCGCCGAACGCGAAGTCCGAGTCGCCGAGGAGGGCTGGGCCGAGTGCACGTAG